The segment TTTGGCTCTTTCTGTCTCACAAAACTGAATATGGAAGCAGCAATGCCGTCTTCAGAGTGACTGGGGACGGCATCTTTGCGTATGACGGAACGTACTGCAATTCATGTGAAACCACTCTCTGTGGGCAGTGATAAAGGGCTGTGCAGCCAGGCCAGTCTAAAAGGGCTGACTGAAGCGATTATAACTCTCTGAGGCCTTAAAGGGCAGATACCTGGAGAGAGTTCTATTTGCCATTTTAGCGAATTTAATATGGATAACCTGAGCTTTTCCTCAAAGACGCGGAAAGGCCGTTCTAATACCCCTTTAAATCGTTTAAAAGGCATATAGTTTTTTGAATTGAATTAAAAAAACGGGATTCAAATGAGACACAGTGTCTGAACGTGTATCAGGCTTCCGGAAAAAGGAAAGAGATTGTGGCAGCTAACGAGTTTTTCCATACGTTTTGCCAGTCCCGGGATTTATCAAAAAAGAAAGTGGCATATATTGCAGGAGGAAGAATTCGAACAAAGCAGGAGGAAGTTTCTTCTGTGAATATGAAAAAATACCGCCTCCAGACAGGCTGAAAGCGGTATTACTGTCTTATATCCTTTTTTGCGGCAGAAGAGCCGTATGACCTTCGTAAGACGATAGTATTTGAGTTATTTTGACCGGCTAGTGCTTTTTTACTCTGGCCTGCAAATTATCGGCTGCTGCTCCTCGTCAGGAATATACTCTACAATATCCTCGATTCTGCAGTTCAAGATTTGGCAGAGGACTTCCAGCGTATGGGTAGACACATACATGTTCTTTTTCAGACGTCCAATTTGGCTGGCGCTGAAGCCGTAGTATCTGATTAAACGGTACTGGCTCATCTGCTTTTCCTTCATAGTTTCCCACAACTTATCATATGTTATCATTTTTCTCACCCTTTCCCTATCCATTAAATAACGAATCGAACATGTTGTATATAACCAATATTTGGATAATATATCTATATAGGGATATTCAACATAATCTTAAATTGTTCAGAGAGAATTGAAGAAAATTTACAATTAAAAGCAGTTATTGATGTATAGGATTAGGGATATCAATATTCTGATACAATATTTGGGTTAATGTTTAGCTGAAATTATTGTAATAACTTTCATGGGTACGATATGAAAGGTATTCAGGAAACTTTCATTTGAACGTAATAGTATACAAAAATACTCAGGATAGTAACAATGAAAATGCATTATAATAGCAAAGCAGATTTTTCAAAAACCAAAAGCGCTGGCAGAAGAAATAATTAAATTTCTCTGCCAACGCTTTTTTTATTAACTAACAGTCTGCTGGAAGCAGCCGCTGTGATATTAGTCGATCCAGCTTGGAGCATCTTTAGCTGTATACTATGTGGCAGTTTCTGTAGGTTCACCATTACCGGCATATTCCGAGCACTTTCGTTTATATTAATAAAATATTAAATAATTCTGCTGTGTTCCGGCTGTGCTTTTCTTGCGCCGGAAAGATATAAGTGATATACTAAAACAGTGTATGCCTAAAACATGAACTGCTGATAAAAATGCGGATCATATGTTTACAGCCTTTAAAGTGAAGCTTCAGATACAGGGCTGAAATGGGGCAGTACAGATAAGAGCTGACACAGCAGAAGTGAAGTGTGCCGTCGGGGCAGCATTTTGGCTGCAGATGGAGACAAAAAATAAATTTACAGAAAGAATATGGAGAGCTTATGAGCAGCAATGTAATTAAAAATGTTTCGGCAGAGAAGCGGCCCTACAGAGGCATTGAAGTTCTGGCAGGAATTTATACACTGGTGATACTGTGTATTTTCCCCTTTGTAGTACATGACAGGTATTTTGATATTCTTCCTACGAAGTACCGCTTTTATTCGACTGCAACGTCGGCAGTCCTGGTGTTTACAGTCATTTATCTGATTGCCAGCGGCGCGGTGGTTCGGGCTGTGCGCTCATTTGGTGACGGAAGCTGGCGCAGGCATCTGAATTTTGTGGACTGGGCGGCAATCGCCTTTGCAGTTTTGATTACAATTTCCACCATCCAGTCAGACTTTCGGTTTGAGTCCTTCTGGGGAAACGAGGGGCGCTATACAGGCCTGTTCACCCTTTCGCTGTACGTGTTTTCGTATTTTTTTATCAGCCGTTTCCTGAGATGGAAGCAGTGGTACCTGGATCTGTTCCTGGCAGGGGGGATTCTTGCCTGTCTGTGGGGAATTACAGATTATTTCAGAATGGATATTTTCCATTTTAAGGAAAGGATTGCATCTAATGCAGACTCCTTCACCTCCTCTTTTGGAAATATCAATACGTACACCATCTATGTGGCCATGGTGATTGCGGTGGCGGTGATTCTGTTTTTAATGAGTGAATCAGTCCTGCGCTCCATTTTTTATTATATCTGCTTTATAATAGGGATGTTTGCCATTATCATGGGAGAGAGCGACAATGCCTATCTCTCTCTGGGTGCTCTGTTCGCCCTGGCGCCTCTCTATGCATTCAGAAAATCTCAGGCAGTCAGAAGATATGCAGTGCTGATTGCCACAATTCTGACCGTTGCCAGATGTATCGAATGGATCAACGTGAAATACGCAGATACGGTGATTGGGATTAACAGCCTATTTTCTTTTATTTCAGGTTATGATAAGATTATGGCTGTGATTGCCGCAGCCTGGACTGTAGCTGCGGTGCTGTACCTCTTAAAGCTGGTGATAAAGAAGAACCCCCCGGGACTGCTTCTGGCCCTCAGAATTGTCTGGGGAGCTGTGCTGGCAGGAGCGGTGCTTCTTATCTGCTATATGTTCTATGACGCAAACATAGCAGGACATCAGGAAAAATATCAGTCTATTGCAAAGTACCTGGTATTTAATGATAACTGGGGGACTAACCGTGGATTTGCCTGGAGGATTTCGTGGGAGAATTTCCTGAGTTTCCCCCTGCATCACAAGATTTTTGGGTTTGGACCGGACACATTTGGGATTATCACTACATTTAATAACTTTCAGGAAATGAGCGAAAATTATCGTGTAGTGTTTGACAATGCCCACAATGAGTACCTTCAGTTCCTTTTGACGATCGGAATTGCAGGACTTGCCGCGTACCTTGCATTTTTGATTTCAGCCTTTGTGAAAATGACCCGCCAGGCGAAAGGGAATCCTCTGGTACTTGCACCGATGTTTGCATTTGTTTGCTACAGTGTGCAGGCCGTGGTAAACCTGAACGTACCCATCACTGCGCCCTTTATGTGGCAGTTTTTGGCTATGGGACTGGCTGTCTGCTATCAGTCGGGAAGCGCGGGGAAGGAAGCAGAAGTTCAGGCGGACTGGGCCGTTGATGAAACTGAGAAAAGGGATGAAAAATAGAGGAGGGGCATATTTAGAAGAGAGCCGCCCTCACAATCTGAAAAAAGGAAGTTGTAGTTGCCATGTTTGATAAGTATATGCCAAAAAACAAAAGAGTCAGAATGATTATTTTAATGCTGGCTGATATTGTATCAATCCAGATTTGCTCCTTTCTGGCGCTTCTGATACGGTTTGATCTGAATATCGCAAAGATTCCGCCTGAGTACAGTGCCAATGTGCTGCGCTACTGGCCTATCCACACACTCCTGACTGTTGCGCTCTTTTTCCTGGCGCATCTGTATTCGACCATGTGGAGTGTGGCTGGAATCAGGGAGGTAATAAGAATTGTCCTTTCCTGCGGTCTCTCGACAGTTCTGCAGATAGCAGGTATGACGCTTCTGCAGTTTTTTATGCCGAGAAGCTACTATATTATCAGCTTTGTTGCTCTCTGCATCGCCGTTACAGGCATTCGGTTATCCTACCGGATTAAGCACTCCCTGTTTCCGTCGGGCAACAGAGGCGGAAGCAGGATTATGATTGTGGGAGCGGGAACCTCCGGCTCTGTGATTCTCAAGGAGATGATGACAAGCAGGCACACAAACGGAACAGTTGTCTGCTTTGCGGACGACGACATCAATAAAAAAGGCAAGTATCTGAATGGAGTTCCCATTGCGGGAGGCCGGGAGGAGATACCGGAGCTGGCAAAGCAGTACCGGGTGGATGAGATCTATGTGGCAATTCCGTCAGCCCCGGCCAAGGAACGAAAAAAGATTTTAGAGATCTGCCGAGAAACGGACTGCAAAATCAAGATGCTTCCCGGAATCTATCAGCTTCTCAACGGCGAGGTCAGTGTGGCCAAGCTCAGGGAGGTTCAGATCGAGGATCTGCTGGGAAGGGATCCGATCCGCGTGAATCTGGATGAGATTATGGGATATGTGCAGGATAAGGTAATCCTTGTCACAGGCGGGGGCGGTTCCATCGGAAGCGAGCTGTGCCGTCAGATTGCCAGCCACAGGCCAAAGCAGCTCATTGTCTTTGACGTCTATGAGAATAATGCATACGATCTGCAGCAGGAGCTGGAGAGAAGTTTCCCGGAACTCAATCTGACTGTGCTGATCGGCTCCGTGAGAAACACACACCGGATTGAGAGCGTGTTTGAACAGTACAGGCCGGATATCGTCTACCATGCGGCCGCCCATAAGCATGTCCCCCTCATGGAAAACAGCCCCAACGAGGCGATCAAGAATAATGTCTTCGGTACATACAAGACAGCCAGGGCTGCCGGAAAGTACGGAGCAAAGCGCTTTGTCCTGATTTCCACAGACAAGGCGGTCAACCCGACCAACATCATGGGGGCCTCCAAGCGGATGTGCGAGATGGTTATTCAGATGATGGATCACAGGTACAGGACCGAGTTTGTGGCAGTGCGCTTTGGAAATGTGCTGGGCAGCAACGGCTCCGTCATTCCCCTGTTTAAAAAGCAGATTGCAGAGGGAGGCCCTGTCACCGTCACACATCCCGATATTATCCGCTATTTTATGACGATACCGGAGGCTGTGTCGCTGGTGCTTCAGGCAGGAGCCTATGCAAAGGGCGGAGAGATTTTTGTCCTGAACATGGGAGAGCCTGTAAAAATCCTGGATTTGGCCAAGAATTTAATCCGGCTGTCGGGATATGTGCCGGGAGAGGATATTGCCATTGAATTTACCGGGCTCAGGCCGGGAGAGAAACTCTATGAGGAGATGCTTATGGATGAGGAGGGCATGCAGGATACCCCCAATAAGCTGATCCACATTGGAAAGCCCATTGAGTTTGATGAGGACGAGTTCCAGAAGCAGCTGGATGAGCTGTATGAGATTGCAAACAGGGATTCGGAGAATATCAAGGAGGCCGTCCAGCGGATCGTTCCCACGTATGTGATCAAAAGGGATGAGAAGTAGGATGAGTAGTTAAGGGAAAGGACAGGCAGAAAGCGGGAATTGAGCGCTTAAGGAGTACCTGAAGCATCGGAATAAGAAAGATAAATATTCAGCAACTATAAAAACGGGCAGTTCAGAGGATAATCGCAGGAATTCTGAGCCGGCCCGTTTTTTCTGCGTTCAGGTTTGTGAGGGAGGGAGTCTATGTGAGCTGTAAGAACATCAGCCGGGAGCCGGTTCCGCGCAAAAGGGAGGATGAATTATCTTGAAATTCTGTATATTCTTGGAAATGAATTCAAATAATAAAAATGAGAACAGATACGTCCGATTTTGTATATTATTGTAAAAAACAGTAATTAATTTAACGAGAATTTACTTGAGTATCCGGCAGTTTTGGTATATAATATATTATGGTTAAAAAAATAACAAATCATGTGCCAGAAAGCGGACAGGCCGTCTGCAGAAGGGGAACGGCAGTTAATATGAAACCGTTCATTTTCTGTGAAGGCTTCTGCGCAGACAGAAGCGTGTCTGCAGTGGGGAATGAGGATGTCTGGAGACGGTCCGGCCGGAAGGGTGCATCCATTTATGAAGGAGGAATCAGAAATGGCAAGATTTACGTTACCGAGAGATATTTACCATGGAAAAGGATGCCTTGAGGAGCTGAAAAACCTGAAAGGAAAACGCGCAATCCTCGTTGTGGGCGGAGGTTCCATGAAGCGTCAGGGATTTTTAGACAAGGCGGTTGAGTACTTAAAGGAAGCCGGGATGGAGGTGCGCGTCTTTGAAGGCGTGGAGCCGGATCCGTCGGTAGAGACGGTTATGAAGGGTGCGCAGGTCATGAGAGAGTTTGAGCCGGACTGGATTGTCTCCATGGGCGGCGGTTCACCCATTGATGCAGCGAAAGCTATGTGGGCTTTCTATGAGTATCCGGAGGTGACGTTTGAGGAGCTGTGCACACCCTTTAATTTTCCGGAGCTGAGGACAAAGGCGAAATTTGCAGCGATTCCCTCCACTTCCGGCACAGCCACAGAGGTTACCGCCTTCTCCGTTATCACAGATTACGAAAAGGGAATCAAGTATCCTCTTGCAGACTTTAATATCACGCCGGATGTTGCCATTGTCGATCCGGAGCTGGTGGAAGGGCTTCCTGCAAAACAGGTGGCCTATACGGGAATGGATGCCCTGACTCATGCGATCGAAGCCTATGTTTCCACACTCCACTGCACCTTTACGGATCCGCTGGCAATCAAGGCCATCCAGATCGTAAACAGTGATCTGCAGAAATCTTATGACGGCGACATGAGAAGCCGTGAGGAGATGCACTATGGCCAGTGTCTGGCAGGAATGGCTTTTTCCAATGCGCTTCTCGGAATTGTGCACTCCATGGCTCACAAGACAGGAGCTGCATTTTCCACCGGCCATATCACACACGGCCTGGCCAATGCCATGTATCTTCCATATGTAATCTCCTACAATGCCAAGGAGCCGGAGGCGGCAGCGCGCTATGCGGAGATCGCCAATGCCATCGGCATTACAGGCACTGTGGAGGAGTGTATTGAGGGACTGAGAAAGAAAATCCGTTCCATGAATGATTATATGGGTATTCCCAATACACTGAAGGAGTTTGGAATTGAGGAGAAGGAGTTTAAAGAGAAGCTGGCCGCTATCTCTGAGAATGCGGTGGGCGATGCATGCACAGGATCCAATCCAAGAACGATTGATCCGAAGACCATGGAAAAACTGTTTACCTGTATTTACTACGGAACAGAGGTTGACTTCTAACAGCTGACATACAGCAGATTCAGAATGCAGTATGAAGAAAGCCTGACGGGCAGACGCTTACCTTTCGGTGAGCCTGCCTGTCAGGCTTTTGTGTTATATAACAGGAAATTTCGTTCTCTGTTATATAAAAACGTTCCGCGGGGATCGCACTGGGTTGGACAGAGAGGACGCTACAGACGTTTTCCCAGAATCCAGCGCCGGAGCCCTCCGTATTTCAGAGCCTCCTCTATTTTTTCGTAGCCGAGACACTGGAAATTCCGGAGACTGTACAGATTTTCAGGGTGAACGGTTGCCATCAGGAAGCGATAGCCCATGGAGGCGGCTTTTTCCTCACCGGCCCTGAGAAGACGGCGCATCAGCCCGTTTCCGGTATAGGCTCTGCTGACCACAACTGTCTCCATGTGGGCCACAAGGGGGAGTTCCCGGGCAGACAGGTGAAGGGAAGAGCCCAGGTTATCACTGTCCAGGCCGGGAAAGCGGACGAGGAGGAAGGCTGCAATACTGCCCTGAGCGGGGATTGAGCCAGTGATATCTCTGTCGGGGGCGCTTCCTGCCGGAAGCTGGTTCTCCTCTTCCTCACAGA is part of the Clostridium sp. M62/1 genome and harbors:
- a CDS encoding O-antigen ligase family protein, whose amino-acid sequence is MSSNVIKNVSAEKRPYRGIEVLAGIYTLVILCIFPFVVHDRYFDILPTKYRFYSTATSAVLVFTVIYLIASGAVVRAVRSFGDGSWRRHLNFVDWAAIAFAVLITISTIQSDFRFESFWGNEGRYTGLFTLSLYVFSYFFISRFLRWKQWYLDLFLAGGILACLWGITDYFRMDIFHFKERIASNADSFTSSFGNINTYTIYVAMVIAVAVILFLMSESVLRSIFYYICFIIGMFAIIMGESDNAYLSLGALFALAPLYAFRKSQAVRRYAVLIATILTVARCIEWINVKYADTVIGINSLFSFISGYDKIMAVIAAAWTVAAVLYLLKLVIKKNPPGLLLALRIVWGAVLAGAVLLICYMFYDANIAGHQEKYQSIAKYLVFNDNWGTNRGFAWRISWENFLSFPLHHKIFGFGPDTFGIITTFNNFQEMSENYRVVFDNAHNEYLQFLLTIGIAGLAAYLAFLISAFVKMTRQAKGNPLVLAPMFAFVCYSVQAVVNLNVPITAPFMWQFLAMGLAVCYQSGSAGKEAEVQADWAVDETEKRDEK
- a CDS encoding iron-containing alcohol dehydrogenase; amino-acid sequence: MARFTLPRDIYHGKGCLEELKNLKGKRAILVVGGGSMKRQGFLDKAVEYLKEAGMEVRVFEGVEPDPSVETVMKGAQVMREFEPDWIVSMGGGSPIDAAKAMWAFYEYPEVTFEELCTPFNFPELRTKAKFAAIPSTSGTATEVTAFSVITDYEKGIKYPLADFNITPDVAIVDPELVEGLPAKQVAYTGMDALTHAIEAYVSTLHCTFTDPLAIKAIQIVNSDLQKSYDGDMRSREEMHYGQCLAGMAFSNALLGIVHSMAHKTGAAFSTGHITHGLANAMYLPYVISYNAKEPEAAARYAEIANAIGITGTVEECIEGLRKKIRSMNDYMGIPNTLKEFGIEEKEFKEKLAAISENAVGDACTGSNPRTIDPKTMEKLFTCIYYGTEVDF
- a CDS encoding polysaccharide biosynthesis protein: MFDKYMPKNKRVRMIILMLADIVSIQICSFLALLIRFDLNIAKIPPEYSANVLRYWPIHTLLTVALFFLAHLYSTMWSVAGIREVIRIVLSCGLSTVLQIAGMTLLQFFMPRSYYIISFVALCIAVTGIRLSYRIKHSLFPSGNRGGSRIMIVGAGTSGSVILKEMMTSRHTNGTVVCFADDDINKKGKYLNGVPIAGGREEIPELAKQYRVDEIYVAIPSAPAKERKKILEICRETDCKIKMLPGIYQLLNGEVSVAKLREVQIEDLLGRDPIRVNLDEIMGYVQDKVILVTGGGGSIGSELCRQIASHRPKQLIVFDVYENNAYDLQQELERSFPELNLTVLIGSVRNTHRIESVFEQYRPDIVYHAAAHKHVPLMENSPNEAIKNNVFGTYKTARAAGKYGAKRFVLISTDKAVNPTNIMGASKRMCEMVIQMMDHRYRTEFVAVRFGNVLGSNGSVIPLFKKQIAEGGPVTVTHPDIIRYFMTIPEAVSLVLQAGAYAKGGEIFVLNMGEPVKILDLAKNLIRLSGYVPGEDIAIEFTGLRPGEKLYEEMLMDEEGMQDTPNKLIHIGKPIEFDEDEFQKQLDELYEIANRDSENIKEAVQRIVPTYVIKRDEK
- a CDS encoding GNAT family N-acetyltransferase is translated as MTFSIIPAVLSDSPNIYRLMNEGAETVAQKEWFCPDNQEFIENHMDRQGFILKAVCEEEENQLPAGSAPDRDITGSIPAQGSIAAFLLVRFPGLDSDNLGSSLHLSARELPLVAHMETVVVSRAYTGNGLMRRLLRAGEEKAASMGYRFLMATVHPENLYSLRNFQCLGYEKIEEALKYGGLRRWILGKRL
- a CDS encoding helix-turn-helix domain-containing protein; protein product: MITYDKLWETMKEKQMSQYRLIRYYGFSASQIGRLKKNMYVSTHTLEVLCQILNCRIEDIVEYIPDEEQQPIICRPE